A region of Chelonoidis abingdonii isolate Lonesome George chromosome 8, CheloAbing_2.0, whole genome shotgun sequence DNA encodes the following proteins:
- the THPO gene encoding thrombopoietin, whose translation MQCRDSQLSMELNRLLLLTAFLLHIKLSRLSPARLVCDNRLIQKYISEAKDMEKRVNQCQELPSLTQPLPLPMVDFSLREWKTKPNETKRQEILWDLALLVDAVTAAQGHLRQECAAALLEQLYKKANSFLLLLKTFSWQVSAWQPDHTSRTTLQSHPSVIFLVYRQLVQGKLHFLFHDLAKDFCQEGSRGVPEPPSTPCPRLPQGDSESPAC comes from the exons GgctgctgctcctcacagccTTCCTCCTCCACATCAAGCTGTCCAGGCTGAGCCCGGCCCGGCTGGTCTGCGACAACCGGCTGATCCAGAAATACATCAGCGAAGCCAAGGACATGGAGAAGAGAGTG AACCAGTGCCAGGAGCTCCCCTCGCTAACCCAGCCCCTTCCTCTGCCCATGGTGGACTTCAGCCTCCGGGAATGGAAAACAAAGCCA AATGAGACGAAAAGGCAGGAGATCCTCTGGGACCTGGCACTGCTGGTGGACGCGGTGACTGCTGCGCAGGGCCACTTGAGGCAGGAGTGTGCAGCTGCCCTCCTGGAGCAGCTCTACAAGAAAGCCAactccttcctcctgctcctgaAGACCTTCAGCTGGCAG GTCAGTGCCTGGCAGCCGGACCACACCTCCCGGACAACCTTGCAGAGCCACCCCAGTGTGATATTTCTGGTCTACCGGCAGCTTGTGCAAGGCAAACTGCACTTCCTCTTCCATGACCTGGCAAAGGATTTCTGCCAGGAAGGAAGCCGGGGGGTGCCAGAGCCCCCAAGCACCCCATGTCCCCGGCTGCCTCAAGGGGACAGTGAAAGCCCTGCCTGCTGA
- the POLR2H gene encoding DNA-directed RNA polymerases I, II, and III subunit RPABC3, with protein MAGILFEDIFDVKDIDPEGKKFDRVSRLHCESESFKMDLILDVNIQIYPVDLGDKFRLVIASTLYEDGTLDDGEYNPTDDRPSRADQFEYVMYGKVYRIEGDETSTEAATRLSAYVSYGGLLMRLQGDANNLHGFEVDSRVYLLMKKLAF; from the exons ATGGCCGGGATCCTCTTCGAGGACATCTTCGATGTGAAGGACATCGACCCCGAGGGCAAGAAATTCGACCGGG TTTCCCGCCTGCATTGTGAAAGCGAGTCTTTCAAGATGGACCTCATCCTGGATGTGAATATACAGATCTACCCCGTGGACCTGG GTGACAAATTCCGCCTGGTTATCGCCAGCACCTTGTATGAAGATGGGACCCTGGATGATGGGGAGTATAACCCCACTGACGACAGGCCGTCCAG GGCCGACCAGTTTGAGTATGTGATGTACGGGAAGGTTTACAGGATTGAGGGAGATGAAACATCCACGGAGGCAGCCACACGCCT CTCTGCCTACGTGTCCTATGGGGGGCTGCTCATGAGACTCCAGGGAGATGCCAACAACCTGCACGGCTTCGAAGTGGATTCCAGGGTTTACCTCCTGATGAAGAAACTGGCCTTCTAA
- the LOC116838586 gene encoding major facilitator superfamily domain-containing protein 8-like translates to MEYQRKKKLTNFTIGLLFLSGGIEYAVILPTIWAYLQTLHAEPYFLGLGISAFSLTGLLTGPLFGHWSDRSQRTKAIILFANVFEIVGNFMYFMGVSKWLLLGSRLVAGIGTGAGASIFGYLTRSTTSQERATVFAAVMACRQVGLLIGPACNLFLRLCNFRLGPFEVNKFTSPGLFMCLLWILLQFVVAAMYYDLQPVPHPQRAALAVQEEEEREPLVQHDSGQEEPAEHRSYGGTIQGVPAEPPMGDESRYVPNGHLAEEEGGVKEKSPFQNFSAMREYLREEVVVLLTAQFITLFNQTALETMVTPITQRYLSFGELENSIMYFLCGIEVICGFFLVRCLSSRLPDRVILVLGLVICNVACIWCLLFLARPQGSFPVLLSELVVGVFLQVLGLPFVAVSQVSLFSKVTAERTQGFSQGLRRSVGGIATILGPLWAGGLTENLYVMLGVMMGLLSLLMVMVGLSYSYLVELPRSSVPGPSPEERRS, encoded by the exons ATGGAGTATCAGAGGAAGAAGAAACTGACCAACTTCACCATTgggctcctcttcctctctggagGGATTGAATACG CGGTGATTCTGCCTACGATCTGGGCCTACCTGCAGACGCTCCATGCTGAGCCGTACTTCCTGGGCCTGGGCATCTCTGCCTTCAGCCTCACTGGTCTGCTCACGGGGCCCCTCTTCGGGCACTGGTCTGATCGGAGCCAGCGCACCAAAGCCATCATCCTCTTTGCCAACGTGTTTGAGATAGTGG GGAATTTCATGTATTTTATGGGCGTCTCCAAGTGGCTCCTCCTGGGCAGCCGACTGGTGGCAG GTATTGGGACGGGAGCGGGTGCCTCCATCTTTGGCTATCTCACCCGCTCCACCACCTCGCAGGAGCGTGCCACGGTGTTTGCTGCAGTGATGGCATGCCGGCAGGTTGGGCTGCTGATCG GACCCGCCTGTAACCTCTTCCTGCGGCTCTGCAACTTCCGGCTGGGGCCCTTTGAGGTCAACAAGTTCACCTCCCCGGGG cTCTTCATGTGCCTGCTCTGGATCCTGCTCCAGTTTGTGGTGGCGGCGATGTACTACGACCTGCAGCCCGTGCCCCACCCACAGCGAGCGGCACTGGcagtgcaggaggaggaggagcgggagCCCTTGGTGCAGCACGACAGTGGCCAGGAGGAGCCCGCTGAGCACCGGAGCTATGGTGGCACCATCCAGGGGGTGCCCGCTGAGCCCCCCATGGGGGACGAGTCCCGCTACGTGCCCAACGGGCACCTGGCTGAGGAGGAGGGCGGAGTAAAGGAGAAGAGCCCGTTTCAGAACTTCAGCGCCATGCGAG AGTACCTGCGGGAGGAAGTGGTGGTTCTGCTCACTGCCCAGTTCATCACCCTCTTCAACCAAACAGCCCTGGAG ACCATGGTGACTCCCATCACCCAGCGCTACCTGAGCTTCGGGGAGCTCGAGAACAGCATCATGTACTTCCTGTGCGGCATCGAG gtGATCTGCGGCTTCTTCCTGGTGCGCTGCCTCAGCAGCCGCCTCCCCGACCGCGTGATCCTGGTGCTTGGGCTGGTCATCTGCAACGTGGCTTGTATCTGGTGCCTGCTCTTCCTGGCACGGCCCCAAG GAAGCTTTCCCGTCCTGCTGTCCGAGCTGGTGGTCGGCGTGTTCCTGCAGGTGCTGGGGTTGCCTTTTGTGGCTGTTTCCCAGGTCTCGCTCTTCTccaaggtcacagcagagagaacACAAG GTTTCAGCCAGGGCCTGCGACGGTCAGTGGGAGGAATCGCCACCATTCTGGGGCCCCTGTGGGCTGGAGGCCTGACCGAAAACCTCTACGTCATGCTGGGGGTGATGATGGGCCTGCTGAGCCTGCTGATG GTCATGGTTGGGCTTTCGTACTCTTACCTGGTGGAGCTACCCAGGAGCTCCGTGCCAGGACCGTCCCCGGAGGAGCGGCGCTCATGA